The sequence TCACTTTTGCTTATTGATTTTGTATCTTAAATATTCAGTGAAACCAtagtcaacatttaaaaaatgacttttttctcTTATAGGACGATGATTCACCTAATCCTGAATATATAAGCTCTCATGGTGATGGGGGAAACAAGGAAAACTGAAATTAATCCTGGAGACGAGGATATACAGTTTTAATTTGAAGAGTTtttttcagaatgaaaaccaCATTCAGTTATCTTGATGAGTGCAGAAGGACGAGAAGAAAGTTATGATGGCTAAAAACAAAGAGCCTCGTCCCCCATCCTATGCTATTAGTGTGGTTGGACTATCTGGAACTGAAAAAGACAAAGGTAATTGTGGAGTTGGAAAGTCATGTTTGTGCAATAGGTTTGTGCGTTCGAAAGCAGATGAATATTATCCTGAGCATACCTCTGTGCTTAGCACAATTGACTTTGGAGGACGAGTTGTTAATAATGATCACTTTTTGTTCTGGGGTGACGTAACACAAAGCGGTGAGGACGGAACAGAATGCAAAGTTCATGTAATTGAACAGACTGAGTTCATTGATGATCAGACTTTCTTGCCTCATCGGAGTACGAATTTACAACCATATATAAAACGGGCAGCTGCCTCCAAATTGCAGTCAGCAGAAAAATTAATGTACATTTGCACAGATCAGCTAGGCTTGGAGCAAGACTTTGAGCAAAAACAAATGCCTGAAGGGAAACTGAACATAGATGGCTTTTTATTATGCATTGATGTTAGCCAAGGATGCAATAGGAAATTCGATGATCAACTTAAATTTGTGAATAATCTCTATATCCAGCTCTCAAAATCTAAAAAACCTATAATAATAGCAGCAACTAAATGTGATGAATGTGTGGATCATTATCTAAGAGAGGTTCAGGCGTTTGcttcaaataaaaagaaccttgTGGTCGTGGAAACATCAGCAAGATTCAATATCAATGTTGAGACATGTTTTACTGCACTGGTACAAATGATGGataaaactcgtggcaaacctaAAATAATTCCGTATCTGGATGCCTATAAGACACAGAGACAACTTGTTGTTACTGCAACAGATAAATTTGAAAAACTTGTGCAAACTGTGAGAGACTATCATGCAACTTGGAAAACTGTTAGTAATAAACTGAAAAATCATCCTGATTACGAGGAGTACATACATTTGGAAGGAACAAAAAAGgccaaaaatacattttcaaaacacaTAGAGCAGCTTAAACAGGAACATataagaaaaagaagagaagaatatATTAATACACTGCCAAGAGCTTTTAACACATTGCTGTCAAACCTTGATGAGATTGAACACCTGAACTGGTCAGAAGCCTTGAAGATAATGGAGAAAAGGCCAGACTTCCAACTTTGTTTTATTGTATTAGAAAAAACACCCTGGGATGAAACTGACCATATAGACAAAGTGAATGATAGGAGGATTCCATTTGACCTTCTCAGTACATTAGAAGCTGAAAAAGTCTATCAAAACCATGTACAGCATCTTATATCTGAGAAGAGGAGGGTTGAAATGAAGGAGAAGTTCAAAAAAACTCTTGAGAAAATACAGTTCATTTCACCTGGGCAGCCATGGGAAGAAGTTATGTGCTTTGTTATGGAGGATGAAGCATTCAAATATATCACTGATGCAGACAGTAAAGAAGTATATAGCAGGCATCAGAGGGAAATAGTTGAAAAAGCCAAAGAGGAGTTtcaggaaatgctttttgaaCATTCGGAACTGTTCTATGACCTAGATCTTAATGCAACACCCAGTTCAGATAAAATGAGTGAAATTCATGCAGTTCTGAGTGAAGAGCCGAGATACAAAGCTTTACAGAAACTTGCACCTGATAGAGAATCCCTTCTTCTTAAACACATAGGATTTGTTTATCATCCCACAAAAGAAACTTGTCTCAGTGGCCAAAATTGCATGGACATTAAAGTAGAGCAGTTACTTGCCAATAGTCTTTTGCAGCTTGACCATGGTCGCTTAAATTTGTACCATGATAGAGCCAATATTGATAAAGTTAATCTTTTCATTTTGGGTAAAGATGGTCTTGCGCAAGAGTTGGCAAATGAGATTCGGACACAATCCACTGATGATGAATATGCCTTAGATGGAAAAATATATGAACTAGATCTTAGGCCAGTTGATGCAAAGTCACCTTACCTTTTAAGTCAGTTATGGACCTCTGCCTTTAAACCGCATGGATTTTTCTGTGTGTTTAACTCTATTGAATCCCTCAATTTTATTGGAGAATGCATTGGAAAAATAAGGGCTGAAGCATCTCAGATAAGGAGAGACAAGTATATGGCTAGTCTTCCATTTACGTTAATATTGGCTAATCAGAGAGACAGCATTAGCAAAAACCTACCTATTCTGAGACACCAAGGTCAGCAATTAGCCAATAAGTTGCAGTGTCCTTTTGTAGATGTGCCTGCTGGTACATATCCACGTAAATTTAATGAGGCTCAAATAAAGCAAGCTCTAAGGGGAGTGCTGGAAGCAGTTAAACACAATTTGGATGTTGTAAGCCCAGTTCCCACCATTAAAGATCTGTCAGAAGCTGACTTGAGAATTGTGATGTGTGCCATGTGTGGAGATCCATTTAGTGTGGATCTTATTCTTTCACCCTTCCTTGACTCTCACTCGTGTAGTGCTGCTCAGGCTGGCCAGAATAACTCTTTAATGCTTGATAAAATTATAGGTGAAAAAAGGAGGCGGATACAGATAACCATATTATCATACCATTCTTCAATTGGTGTAAGGAAAGATGAACTAGTTCATGGGTATATACTAGTTTATTCTGCTAAAAGGAAGGCATCTATGGGAATGCTTCGGGCATTTCTTTCAGAAGTACAGGACACTATTCCTGTCCAGTTGGTGGCTGTAACTGATAGCCAGGCAGATTTTTTTGAGAATGAAGCTATCAAGGAATTAATGACTGAAGGAGAACATATAGCAACAGAGATTACTGCTAAATTTACAGCTTTATATTCTTTATCTCAGTATCATCGTCAGACTGAGGTTTTCACCTTGTTCTTCAGTGACGTATTAGAGAAGAAAAACATGATTGAAAATTCCTATATGTCTGATAGCACCAGAGAATCAACACATACAAGTGAAGATGTTTTCCTGCAGTCTCCCAGAGGAAATTCTCTTGCGTATAATTACTACCCAGATTCAGAAGATGATACGGAAGCACCACCCCCCTATAGCCCAATTGGAGATGATGTGCAGTTGCTCCCAACACCTAGCGATCGTTCAAAATATCGATTAGACTTGGAAGGAAATGAGTATCCTGTTCATAGCACACCACTCAACTGTCATGACCATGAACGCAACCACAAAGTACCTCCTCCTATAAAACCCAAGCCGCTTGTACCTAAGGCAAATGTGAAAAAACTGGATCCAAACCTTCTAAAAACAATTGAGGCTGGCATTGGTAAAAACCCAAGGAAACAATCCTCTCGAGTGCCTTTGGCACCACCAGAAGATTCAGACCAATCCGATAATTATGCAGAACCTATTGACACTGTTTTTAAACACAGAGGTTTTACTGATGATATCTATGCAGTTCCAGATGATAGTCAGAATCGTATTATTAAAATTCGAAACTCATTTGTTATAAATGCACAAGGAGATGAAGAAAATGGATTTTCTGATAGAATATCAAAGAGTCATGGGGAAAGAAGGCCatcaaaatacaaatataaatccAAAACACTGTTTAGTAAAGCAAAATCTTACTACAGGAGAACACATTCAGACGCAAGTGATGATGAGGCTTTTACCACatctaaaacaaaaagaaaaggaagacatcGTGGAAGTGAAGAAGATCCACTTCTGTCTCCAGTTGAAACCTGGAAAGGTGGAATCGATAACCCCGCTATCACTTCAGATCAAGAGTTAGATGACaaaaaaatgaagaagaaaactCACAAAGTAAAAGAAGATAAGAAGGTAAGTTAGCTCAATCCATTTTGTTAAATGGTGTATAGATGAGTTCCATGAAGCTAagactcccttttttttttttttaaacagttctttGGCTGTCCTAACTTATAAAGCATTAAAATTCATTTCTGTGATTAGAAAGTGGCACTTTCTTTATGAATAGATCTGCTCTTTGTATGTATTCAGAGTTGTATTTGCTTTCTTTTGTGCAAGTTTTTACTCTTGTTAGCACTGAACAGCCAGTTTAATATGAGGGAATGAGCTGGGTTTTTTCTCCTTATGCATCAGTTGTTTACAAAGTCCTAGACAGGTTCTCCTTTGCAAACACATGGAAGGCAGTGGGGTTGCACATTGTCCCAAAAGGCATCATTTGTCCTCAGATCCTTTATTTTTAGTGATAATGCAAGAAAAGGGGGGAATAAAGCCGGCTAGAATTTTGGATCCTTGGTAGAGTTTGCAGAGTTagcatttaggaaaaaaaattttttacttgtaaattaTATACATTTTGCGTGGAAACTGGGACTCTAAACATAGAATTCTACAATACTATTTTTAGATACATTCTACATAGAACTTCACTTaaaattttttaatatttatttgcaaTGTTCAGAAACATGCACAGTTACTCTGCACACAAGGCTAAATAGATCTGTGTGCAGATATTgcatctttgtttaaaaaaaaatactagtaAGAGCAATGGTGTGATTGTTTCACATGTGCAACTACATGAAGGGTTTCTATTTTTCAGGATCCCTTTTCTAATTTTTGTTCTCTGGTAGGTTaagtttctttgtttaaaatatctAATTATATAAACAGAATGAAAACTTTGTGGTACTTGTATGACCTCTACTTTTTTAACTTAGGGTGTCTAAGGTAGTTGTGCCACACTTTAGTCTCACAGAAATGCTTTGGTCATTGTACTCCTGGTTTTCACTTAGTATGATATCAGAAACACATTTGGTCAATTAATTGTCATTTTGGTCACTATATAAATAATTGGTAGATCTTATGGATGTTGCCTTTTGCAGAATCGCAGAATTTCCCATTAATTTAAGGTTATATTTGCTGTTCTTGAATAGCATTTACAAATTTTtttcatgtaaaattaaaatcCACATTTTATAAATGGACTAATTTCTGAAATACATGATTCAGTACGAAGTCACTGCCAATTTCTTGAGATTCCCAAActagcacaaacaaagccttcaTATTCATGAAATATCTTCAACAGAGTTGTGTAGTTACAAAAATACTCACTTTGAAGTTATGCTTTTTAACTAAGTTAAGtaacttttaaataattttgtaataAACCTAATTGAGGGGTGCCTATTACTTTGGGTGCAAACAGTCTTGCTGTGTAGAGTTGAAAATGTCCTTTGCTGTACTGCGTTACTGGCACAAAATTGTTCTGAAGCTGGCATATATAGCTCCAGCAAGATCATACTAAGTGTTGGAGGATTCTCTAGCAGAGTGGAAGTTCAGTTTGGAAGGGTGCAGTCCTTTCTGTTTTCCTACACTTTTTAGATGTCATtattcctgtgggaattctgcaacaGTGTGCGTGCGCAGAATTTGTCCCCtgtagatttctttgcttccctgcagaaaaattgtTTCCCCATCAGAATGTccaagggaagccacaagagcagtcatgcgaccctccccagctgtatgttttgggtgcccagggcagccggcagagaggtaaatcactatgAGGCAGGAGGCGGGACTGGGGAAGATCCAGCTGGTGGTTCCTACCctgcgctgggctcagctgctagtcctggctagGGTGTGGAGGACAgaacttccccttcccctgcacagcatctggGGCTGGGTCAACCTCCCAGCCTCTTCCAGATttcttcccccagctgcaggaatctTTGCAGACTCCCTTCCCTTTGCTgcatccctccttcccccactccttgCACCCAtggctcctcagctgcaggaggagggatccctgtacaggtcCCTTATCTCCCGAACCCCCCTGATGagccccattccccctgcacctggaccaccacAATGAGCCActtgcacctggatccccaccccaacaAGCCCCAACCAgatgcacctggatccccaccccactgagctccaCTCCTCCCAGCATCTAggtcccccacacccaggccccTGTGCTGAGCTCTATTGCCCTCACGCTGACCCCTGCTGATCCCCAGTCACCTTcacctagcccccccccccctgcagagtcccattacaaTTGCACCCAGAACGCCCCCCAACAAGCACCTGTGCAGTTAGATGTGCCCCCGCACCTGGGTCTCCCACTGAGTTGTTTGCACCCAGAtagccccacacagaaccctctcagcccacacctggatccccccacactaggctcctccacacttggatcctgccttgctgagcctgcctgcccacagctggtgcacctggcatgaaGGGACAGGGTCCTgggatgtttctggggcaggcccagtccttgcgctgtgtgggttgggtgcagcctcactgctgagtccgtgtcccgggggggggcggggggagctgcacagtgatctcccacctccatgtaGCCAATGGCCTGTGCTCCCCGATGCCATGCTGGCGCTTccacattttttgacaaaatttgcagaattttaaaattgtgcacagaatttttaaatttttggtgcagaatgtccTCAGGAGAAAGATGTAGTCTTTTGGCACTTTGTGAATTTTTTAATTGCAGAATGAGACTCTTATACTACATCTATTCCTCACTGAATAGAAGAGATATGTTGCACATATGACAAACATCCAGTTTCTCCTAGTACCAACAATATAAAACTGTTACTGACTTTTGTTTTGAGGCTTTTTAACTTTTCCCCCTTCAACCATGAAAGGACTGCTGTTTTAGATTCACGGTTAGAAGGGTGTATATACAGGCTTCTTAAATTTGTTAATCAGTTTCAATTGTTCAGCTGTAGGTGGTGGTACAAGACAGTTGGCTACCTTTCCCAGCTAGTGACGATTTCATCTATGACATATGGTAcaaaattcattatttttatgtTATCATTAGGCAAGAAATACTTTGTGGAATGTACTGGTATGTTTCAGATAGATTTATGGCCCATATATTCATAAAACTTTATTGAAACTCCTGGCTTGATTGCAATAAGTATGTAAAGAAAATGAATGTTAAAGAAACAAACATGCATGGACTGGTGTCCTCTCTTTCTCTGTTGGTGCCATGAACACCTACCATTCTATAGTTACTGAGAAATTCCATATAAAATGCTCTTAGAAACTTCTGGCTACTCAGTTTAAATGGTTGTTGTTGAAACACactctcctttcttttctggctAAGGGAGTGAAAGACTTGGTATTTAATCTGGGTCTCTTGTATAGAACTGCAGAGGACTCTTCACGTAGAAGGTTGTGGAAAATCTTTAGGTTTTTAATTTTCTGTCTGCTATGAATCAAAGTAATTATGTACCTGAAGGCAGAATTTTCCCGTATAGACTTTTACACTTAGAGTTGACTCTTTGTTCCATAGTCTCTAACCAAGACAATGTATACACATCTTTTCTTTGTCTAATGTAAAAAGCTTGATATACTATTGAAAGTAGAAGtaagtatttaaaacaaaatacccaCACAATAAAGAAAACTTATGCAAACTAATTTTTTCTTGTGCTGTGCCAAAAATAAAAGTACTTTTCTGTAGAGTGTACAAATTGGATGAGAGGATAAAAGTATATTGCGTCAGCATTTGTGTGGCTCTGTTTCTCTATTTAGAAATGTCTTTAGCAAAGAAAATCTTGCTCTAGTTATTTGCCAAtaagatatttttatatttctttatataTGTTTATGtatataaagaaatataaaatatatataaaatcagaaaACATTTGAATGCAAAAAGCTACATCTATAACTACCCCTGCTGCCGTGTTATTGCTTTAAAGTTAGGGTTATTGGTTTATAATGTGAGTATTTTGATTTTCTCTTAATAGTTGAAACTAGGCATATAGCTGAGTTTTGTtgagaaaataaaaatccaataAGCTGATCAGGTTGAGGGgcttttgtatttaatttgtgCTCGGAGTGGATGCTTTTTTGCTTAGGATGAGACCAGAACAGCTTGTTTAAATTAAAGGAAGCACTTTTCTGGCCTTTCCTTGGTACTGTGTATGTTTGTCGTAATAGAAGAGTCTTTGTAAATTGCTGATGTCTTTGATTAAGATGGTCTTGGTCAGCATGTCATGGAACTGTGTAAATAGTTAATGAGTCCAGATTTGTACATGGCTAATGATTATagattaaaacactttttttattattatttttttatttgagttGCTAGGTTTTTGGTTGCTTTTCTGTCAAGTATTGCCATTGCAGATCCCCACTTTTAAGAGTGCCTTTTAGTCACAGAATCATCTGGAAATCAGTATGTGGGGCTGGTATACAAGCCTTCACATGTGTCTGAAAGGGGCTGTGCCTCCTGTTCTGTGTTCCTTTCCTATTATTGGAGGGAGCAGGCCTCTGAACCATCATTTTTCTTTAAGTGCTCAGTACTATTTAACATTTCTAACTTAGGAAGAAGTAAAATTATGTAAATGTTTACTTGTTTAGGGCAAGTTTATCATTGCTCCTTTTATTTGCTCAAATGCAACATCTCTGCATAGAACTCTGGATTCAAGTGATCTCAGATATTGTATTCAGACAAAGTATCCAAGAGAAAACAGTACTCCAAATGCTGAaagttcctcagaagttcttttGCTAAAGGATTCTGCAATCAGTGTATTGGCTTTGTAGATTAAGTTAAGCAGGAGCATTGGCTGGAGCTACCATTAACACAGAGAACCTAGAGTGCTGAGCTTAATAGGACTATTTCCGTTTCTTTCATTCCTGTTGTTTCAGAGACTCCTAAATCCCTCAGGATGCAGGGCTGCTTCAGAGTGAAACAGTTCACAAAATCCAAAAATTCTGGCCTTGGACTGGAGGCTGTGTTTAAGTAGTTATGCAGAAGTCCCTTCtcgtcccttcccctcccccatggccTTTTTCCCCTGAACCCTAAAAGGTGcacagtgtagctgctctttgttggtaggagagagctctcctgccgacaaaaaaaaaaaaaaaaaaaaaaagtccaccaGTGAGCGGTGATAGCTTTGTCGGCAGgtgagctctcctgccaacaaagcgctgttcaTGACGGTGTTTTTTGTTGGCAAAATTTTTGTTGTTCGGgctgtgtggttttttcacacccctcaacgacaaaagtttcactgatgaaagtccagtgtagacaaagcctgagagAATTCTTAATGCCTTTGTCTCTGACCATcagaaaaagaagggaagaaTCTGAGCACTGTCTTTGAGCCCAGTATGAAGAGCCAGTGATAAGAGTTTAGTGTACAGGCAGTAGCATTCATTGGGTTTGGAAGGGTCTTGGAGTCAGAAGGGGTGTGGAATCCTGACTGTCTGAATTCTGGGCCCCTCAGATGTGATTCTTGACAGTCTGTCTGCTCTCTTACCTTTTGGAGTACTTTGGATCAGAATGTTGTTGGTTCTAAAGGGGAGCTTGGGGTGACAGTAATTTGTGCTCCCTTCTCTTCAGAGCAATGGAAGATTATCCTTTTCTCCCGACAGTCTGACTAATTCATGATCTCTCAGGCCTGTCACATCCTTTCCTGGGACAATGTATGACTTGACTTCAGAGGCTTGAATCCAAAAGGTTCCAGGAACTACCTTGGAAATTAGACATAACCCTTAGACCCAAGGTGTAATTTCAAGCTCGGGTAGATGTACATGCACTAGTGTTTAATTGAGCTAGTGCATTAAAAATAGTAGCGAGGTGGCAGCAGTGGTGTGGGCTAGCTGCCCGAGTACTTACCTAGGTTTCAGATGGGATTGAACTCAGGCGGCTAGTCCATGCTGCTGCTTACACTGCCATTTCTACAGAGGTATTTTCTAGCAAGCTAGATGAGTCAAAGCTAGCACATGTAGTCTATCTGAATTGAAAATTATATctctagctgcagtgtagatggtaCCCTTAGTTATACCTAGAATGGGACTGGGGTTCAATGTGGAGTTGTTAGATCTTTGAATTTCTTTGTACCAGGAATTAGCCCCATTTTTAACCACTAGTGTAGCTGCACTGATGTAGACTCTTTCTGTAGACAGTCACAATTTCCAGTGGTGGCGCACACCTGCTGGAAATTCAGGTAAACTTCACAAGTGTGAACTGACGTTTTCCTCATCTGTACTAAGGGTTTGCGCTGTTGCAGCTACACTCATGCCTGAAATGGAAATTAATTCCAGACAAGGTCTTTAGGTTCTGCTTGTAAATTGTAATACTGACTTCAGAAGTAAGATGTTCAAGATGGCTTGTTTTTCTTCACCTGGTTCTTGATCCAGGTACTATTAATCATCTCGAGGTGTTCAGTGTATTCCCCTTAGACTTGACACTAGTACCACAGCCTCTTACCTTTATAGGCTAAATACACAATGGTTCATGTGGCAGCAGTCAGCCTGTTCTACAAGTATTGCTAAAAAGTCATAATCAAAGTAGCCTAGGTAACCTTCTCTAAAGTTTACCACCTAATATTTGGGAAAAATTGTATTGTGATACATAAATCGAGAAAATCTTCTGTTAAAGACTTAGAAATGTGTTAGCGTTCATGTTTTTATAAAATTATGGTCTTTTGAACTCCAGGACATGTACAAATAGATTGGTGATCTGAAGTAAGGTCAGTTTAGGATATAATACACTGCTAAAGGAGCACATTGCTATTTTATGAATGGGGAAAAGTGGTTTTTGCTTTTCCTGATCAAGAAATTGGAGAAGCTGTATTGTGACTGAGCATACACTGGGCATATGGAGGAATTTGGTGGAGATGCAAAGTATGAAAATAAAGAATCTGCACAGTTTAACTTTTTAACTACAGCTATACAGTGAATTGCTTGGAAATGAAAGAGAAGATGACCCAAAAGTTACATGATGCATGTCTAGCCTGATTATATATTGACACTTTCCAAGCCACAATAACTGCATGTGTGGGAACGTTGAATAGGATAATTTGGAGACAATGAGCTAAAGGACAAGCAATGACTTATTTGTCCACAGAAGTTAAAATTGTGGCAAATGGAAAAACACCTAATAGTGCTTCCAGGACCACAATAGATGTTGGATTTTGAATATCCCTATTAGTTCAACCTTTATGAATCTGCAAGAATTAAATCTTTTTATAGCTTGAAAGTAAGTTTTTTTTCGGCTGCCAGTGAGTTGCGGATGACGATATTTATAAACCAGGCTGCTACAGCAGGATATTCATGCATGTCTCAATCCTTCCATGTGACAAAATCTACGGAAAACTACTGtaagtgatgatgatgatgatgaagttaaAATTGTAGTAAGCAGAAAGGCAGATCTCTCTTTTGGGCATATGTTTCAGGAAAACATTTACATTCAAATACTTGCTTAAAATGTATTGTTTATAATTCACTTAAATTTCCCCTTCTTCAATCATGATTGAAACCTAAtagcattatttttaaatgtttctataAATGTGGCTGAAGATTTTTGCCCATTTACCCAATTTAGGCTTGCTTAATTTCTGCCTTTATTTATACAATTTCAGACAGACTTGTCACTTATACTGTCTGAACATATATTTCTGACAGCCAATAAACAATAAGACAGAATTGTTATGGGTCCCAAATTACCATATTCTGGGGGACCTAGAAGTTCTCCTATACTCCATGATGGTTGTCAACTCCTCTGATCACACAGTCTGTTTCTTCAGTCTCTGGTCTGCTGTTTCTCCAATTTGGGCCTTGTTTATTTCGGTCCTTTTATACATTTCCTCGTTACATATTTTTTAACGTCAATCAATTTTAAGCACATTAAGCAAGCGTTTTAGGTAATACGCATGCACACGCTTCAGTTTACACAACTTTTGCTGTTTAATTTCCATGTCGTCATGTTTGTGTCATCCTTCCCCTGGATTTTCCCATGAGAAGGGGGTTCTCATTATTACAGGTTTGTGTATTTTTATCTCAGAACTTCCAGCACAACATGACACCTTTATTATGTCAATAATAACATCATTTTAAGCAAATCTGTATGAGAGGAGGAGAATTGGCAAAACCACACTTATGCCAATAAGGCCCTGACTTAAGTGTTACCTTATCTAAGTTCATTAACTATTcataaatataaattattaaaatataactCTTAATCTTACCATTTAGCTATTTCATATTCATATTTCAGTATTATAAGTCACAAGCAATATATGTGTGTCGTATTCCTACCCATGAATCTACTTGGTGGAGGGACCTTTCAATATCACCACCATTTTTTTGTCTTCTGCAAACGTATTTTTCAGGGGACTTTTGTCACTCAAAGTCCAAAACCTTATATTTTTGAATACGTGACAAATGGATTTCTCCTCTCTACTCCttcagcctcccctcccctttatcgtgtgtgtgtgtgagagagagaggaaaaattgaTAGAGCTGGATCCCCCCGAGGAGGAAGGGTGAAGAAcctcaggaggagcagaggtaCATTGATGAGCAAGAGGAAGATGTAAGGCTGGGAGGTGCATACATTGATCGGCTGGGGGACAGGTCAAGATGATGCCGGGGACAGCGCAGAATTCATTAAAATTTTGGGATTTGGAGAGAAGTTGACAGATCCACATCATCAGGCAGCCTGCGAGagttcctgcagcaggggccaaaatcaccttacCTTACGAATTGGGAGAGTTGGCCACACTGTTTTGCCATACACACATTCAGGATGACCAggggaaaatgaaaacattttcttgTACTTTttggtgtatttaaaaaatacttgtTTTTTGGGCCAATCGTGATTATTTTGGGGTCTGACTCCTGCTTTTAGAACTTTTGAGGTTGGCAAAACTGAGGACTTTTCCTGCAATAGCTTGTCCTGGCTGTGTAGTGCTGAGCACAAAAACGGGGAGCAGGAAAACTTTCCTGTGTACTGAAtacccctctctcccaccccgAACAAACCCATTTTACCCAGGCACCATGCAGTAGTGGAGGAAATAATTTAACTTGCTGGATGAATGCAGAGAGGGAGGGCAGGGACAAGCTGGAATAGACAGGAACAGGCTAAAAACAGGTGGTAAGAGAGGGCAGGAGGCATGTGCATGTGGATGGGAacggggaagggacaggagcagTGTTCATGTGGATAGGAGCTTGGAAGGTGgagtgggtggggcaggagtctGACAGGGGAAATGGGGCAGATAAGGGCAGGGAGTATCTGTGAAGGGGAAGTGCAGAAGTGTGTCTTAACTCCTAGAAAACGTTCTCCTCCAGAACTTTCAATTGAATCCAGGGTCTTGGAGTCTCAATAGTCCTGTGCTGTCTTCCAAATAGCTGTGAAACGCACTGGCAAAATGTCTTTTCCCTTTATAGTTTCTGTTCTGCTCAGAGGCTAACCGCTATCAGTTACTCAGTTAACTCAAGTAGTTTGGGTGCTCTGGCTCTCATGGTTCCAACTCTTCTAATGAGCTGTCTGGTAGTCATGGTTCCACATGTAATTCCTGTGGGTTTTTTGTTCTCagtaggctttttaaaaaaagtaggaCGTTACCTTTAAAAATACCTTAACAAAATATtacagttgcaaagtcaagtactcaaaaacAAGGAAATTTCAGTGTCCTGGTTCACACTGCTGTGTCTGCAGCTTTTAATCTTATTGGCAGTGGGTCAGCTTTCG comes from Lepidochelys kempii isolate rLepKem1 chromosome 6, rLepKem1.hap2, whole genome shotgun sequence and encodes:
- the ARHGAP5 gene encoding rho GTPase-activating protein 5 isoform X1 encodes the protein MMAKNKEPRPPSYAISVVGLSGTEKDKGNCGVGKSCLCNRFVRSKADEYYPEHTSVLSTIDFGGRVVNNDHFLFWGDVTQSGEDGTECKVHVIEQTEFIDDQTFLPHRSTNLQPYIKRAAASKLQSAEKLMYICTDQLGLEQDFEQKQMPEGKLNIDGFLLCIDVSQGCNRKFDDQLKFVNNLYIQLSKSKKPIIIAATKCDECVDHYLREVQAFASNKKNLVVVETSARFNINVETCFTALVQMMDKTRGKPKIIPYLDAYKTQRQLVVTATDKFEKLVQTVRDYHATWKTVSNKLKNHPDYEEYIHLEGTKKAKNTFSKHIEQLKQEHIRKRREEYINTLPRAFNTLLSNLDEIEHLNWSEALKIMEKRPDFQLCFIVLEKTPWDETDHIDKVNDRRIPFDLLSTLEAEKVYQNHVQHLISEKRRVEMKEKFKKTLEKIQFISPGQPWEEVMCFVMEDEAFKYITDADSKEVYSRHQREIVEKAKEEFQEMLFEHSELFYDLDLNATPSSDKMSEIHAVLSEEPRYKALQKLAPDRESLLLKHIGFVYHPTKETCLSGQNCMDIKVEQLLANSLLQLDHGRLNLYHDRANIDKVNLFILGKDGLAQELANEIRTQSTDDEYALDGKIYELDLRPVDAKSPYLLSQLWTSAFKPHGFFCVFNSIESLNFIGECIGKIRAEASQIRRDKYMASLPFTLILANQRDSISKNLPILRHQGQQLANKLQCPFVDVPAGTYPRKFNEAQIKQALRGVLEAVKHNLDVVSPVPTIKDLSEADLRIVMCAMCGDPFSVDLILSPFLDSHSCSAAQAGQNNSLMLDKIIGEKRRRIQITILSYHSSIGVRKDELVHGYILVYSAKRKASMGMLRAFLSEVQDTIPVQLVAVTDSQADFFENEAIKELMTEGEHIATEITAKFTALYSLSQYHRQTEVFTLFFSDVLEKKNMIENSYMSDSTRESTHTSEDVFLQSPRGNSLAYNYYPDSEDDTEAPPPYSPIGDDVQLLPTPSDRSKYRLDLEGNEYPVHSTPLNCHDHERNHKVPPPIKPKPLVPKANVKKLDPNLLKTIEAGIGKNPRKQSSRVPLAPPEDSDQSDNYAEPIDTVFKHRGFTDDIYAVPDDSQNRIIKIRNSFVINAQGDEENGFSDRISKSHGERRPSKYKYKSKTLFSKAKSYYRRTHSDASDDEAFTTSKTKRKGRHRGSEEDPLLSPVETWKGGIDNPAITSDQELDDKKMKKKTHKVKEDKKQKKKTKAFNPPTRRNWESNYFGMPLQDLVTPEKPIPLFVEKCVEFIEDTGLCTEGLYRVSGNKTDQDNIQKQFDQDHNINLESMEVTVNAVAGALKAFFADLPDPLIPYSLHPELVEASKILDKTERLHELKEIVKKFHPVNYDVFKFVITHLNRVSQQNRTNLMTADNLSICFWPTLMRPDFENREFLSTTKIHQSVIETFIQQCQFFFYNGEIVETFNPVACQPPPSNTVQMVEPMVPLQLPPPLQPQLIQPQLQADPLGII